One Mycolicibacter sp. MU0083 DNA window includes the following coding sequences:
- a CDS encoding DUF881 domain-containing protein gives MEQTEPPAPGRRSPWRFGVPLVCLLAGLLLAATHGVSGGKEIRRGDAPRLVDLVRSTQGTVEGLTVQRDTLADEVGSVHGRGAGRALAAMRNRIDQLADLGGSAAMRGPGLVVTLTDAQRDANGRFPRDASPDDLVVHQQDIQAVLNALWSAGAEAVQMQDQRISATSAPRCVGNTLLLDGRTYSPPYVVTAIGDPAAMQAALAADPLVSLYKQYVIRFGLGYSEQVGADLEVAEAPAVARMRYAVPAGPVDY, from the coding sequence ATGGAGCAGACCGAGCCGCCGGCCCCCGGCCGCCGCTCCCCCTGGCGGTTCGGTGTCCCGCTGGTGTGCCTGCTGGCCGGTCTGCTGCTGGCCGCCACCCACGGGGTGTCGGGCGGCAAGGAGATCCGGCGCGGCGACGCCCCCCGGCTGGTGGACCTGGTCCGCAGCACCCAGGGCACCGTCGAAGGGCTGACCGTGCAGCGTGACACGCTGGCCGACGAGGTCGGATCGGTGCACGGGCGCGGCGCCGGACGGGCCCTGGCGGCGATGCGCAACCGCATCGACCAACTGGCCGACCTCGGCGGATCGGCGGCCATGCGCGGCCCGGGACTGGTGGTGACGCTCACCGATGCCCAGCGCGACGCCAACGGTCGCTTCCCCCGGGACGCCTCCCCCGACGATCTGGTGGTCCACCAGCAAGACATTCAGGCGGTGCTCAACGCGCTGTGGAGTGCCGGCGCCGAAGCCGTCCAGATGCAGGACCAGCGGATCAGCGCGACCTCGGCCCCGCGCTGCGTCGGCAACACGCTGCTGCTCGACGGCCGGACCTACAGTCCCCCGTATGTGGTGACCGCGATCGGCGACCCGGCCGCCATGCAGGCGGCGCTGGCCGCGGATCCCCTGGTCAGCCTGTACAAGCAGTATGTGATCCGGTTCGGCCTGGGCTACAGCGAGCAGGTGGGCGCCGACCTCGAGGTCGCCGAGGCGCCGGCGGTGGCCCGCATGCGGTATGCGGTTCCGGCCGGACCGGTCGACTACTGA
- a CDS encoding serine/threonine-protein kinase, protein MSPQVGAALAGRYRLQRLIATGGMGQVWEAVDNRLGRRVAVKVLKPEFSSDPEFIERFRAEARNTAMLNHPGIASVHDYGESDLDGEGRTAFLVMELVNGEPLNSVLKRTGRLSLRHALDMLEQTGRALQVAHSSGLVHRDVKPGNIMITPTGQVKITDFGIAKAVDAAPVTQTGMVMGTAQYIAPEQALGQDATAASDVYSLGVVGYEVLSGRRPFIGDGALTVAMKHIKEPPPPLPAELPPNVRELIEITLAKNPNMRYRSGGPFADAVAAVRSGRRPTRPSQSLPAGRAAPSAIPSGTTTRVAQPVAPVSARATAARRARPATGNHRTPAPRRAFTAGQRALLWAAGVLGTLAIIIAVLIIVGSNSEGPRTVIDTGPPPSSATSGSEAPASEPPASEPAAHGSGWSHQHRAAQ, encoded by the coding sequence ATGAGTCCGCAGGTAGGCGCAGCGCTGGCCGGGCGGTACCGGTTGCAGCGGCTCATCGCCACCGGTGGCATGGGTCAGGTCTGGGAAGCCGTCGACAATCGGCTGGGCCGCCGGGTGGCGGTCAAGGTCCTCAAACCGGAGTTCTCCTCCGATCCCGAGTTCATCGAACGGTTCCGCGCCGAAGCCCGCAACACCGCCATGCTCAATCATCCGGGCATCGCCAGCGTGCACGACTACGGCGAGAGCGACCTGGACGGCGAGGGCCGCACCGCATTCCTGGTAATGGAACTGGTCAACGGGGAGCCGCTCAACTCGGTGCTCAAACGCACCGGGCGGCTGTCGCTGCGGCACGCCCTGGACATGCTCGAGCAGACCGGCCGGGCGCTGCAGGTCGCGCACAGCAGCGGGCTGGTGCACCGCGACGTCAAACCGGGCAACATCATGATCACGCCCACCGGTCAGGTGAAGATCACCGACTTCGGTATCGCCAAGGCCGTCGACGCCGCCCCGGTCACCCAGACCGGCATGGTGATGGGTACCGCGCAGTACATCGCCCCCGAGCAGGCGCTGGGACAGGACGCCACGGCGGCCAGTGACGTCTACTCGCTGGGTGTGGTCGGCTACGAGGTGCTGTCGGGGCGGCGGCCGTTCATCGGCGACGGCGCACTGACCGTGGCAATGAAGCACATCAAGGAGCCGCCGCCGCCGTTGCCGGCCGAGCTGCCGCCCAACGTGCGCGAACTCATCGAGATCACCCTGGCCAAGAACCCCAACATGCGGTACCGCAGCGGTGGCCCGTTCGCCGACGCCGTCGCCGCGGTGCGGTCGGGGCGCCGGCCCACCAGGCCCAGCCAATCGCTGCCCGCCGGGCGTGCCGCCCCGTCGGCGATCCCGTCCGGCACCACCACCCGGGTGGCGCAGCCGGTGGCGCCGGTGTCGGCCCGGGCCACCGCCGCCCGACGGGCCCGCCCGGCCACCGGCAACCACCGCACCCCGGCGCCGCGACGCGCCTTCACCGCCGGTCAGCGGGCCCTGCTGTGGGCGGCCGGGGTGCTGGGCACGCTGGCGATCATCATCGCGGTGCTGATCATCGTCGGGAGCAACTCCGAGGGCCCCCGAACGGTCATCGACACCGGGCCGCCGCCGAGCAGCGCCACGTCGGGTTCCGAGGCGCCCGCGTCCGAGCCGCCCGCATCCGAACCGGCCGCCCACGGCTCCGGCTGGTCCCACCAGCACAGGGCGGCCCAATGA
- a CDS encoding peptidylprolyl isomerase has protein sequence MTSSSIATATATLHTNRGDIKIALFGNHAPKTVANFVGLAQGTKEYSTTNASGGSSGPFYDGAVFHRVISGFMIQGGDPDGTGRGGPGYKFEDEFHPELVFDKPYLLAMANAGPATNGSQFFITVGPTPHLNRRHTIFGEVVDAASQGVVDNIANTATDRGDRPTEPVVIESITIS, from the coding sequence ATGACCTCCAGCTCTATCGCCACCGCAACCGCCACGCTGCACACCAACCGCGGCGACATCAAGATCGCGCTGTTCGGCAACCACGCGCCGAAGACCGTCGCCAACTTCGTCGGCCTGGCGCAGGGCACCAAGGAGTACTCCACCACCAACGCCTCCGGCGGCTCGTCGGGCCCGTTCTACGACGGCGCGGTGTTCCACCGGGTGATCAGTGGATTCATGATCCAGGGCGGTGACCCGGACGGCACCGGCCGCGGCGGCCCCGGCTACAAGTTCGAGGACGAATTCCACCCGGAACTGGTCTTCGACAAGCCCTACCTGCTGGCGATGGCCAACGCCGGCCCCGCCACCAACGGCTCGCAGTTCTTCATCACCGTCGGCCCGACCCCGCACCTCAACCGTCGGCACACCATTTTCGGTGAGGTCGTCGACGCCGCCTCGCAGGGAGTTGTGGACAACATCGCCAACACTGCGACCGACCGTGGCGACCGGCCGACCGAGCCCGTCGTCATCGAGTCGATCACCATCTCCTAG
- the cwsA gene encoding cell wall synthesis protein CwsA, with protein sequence MRPAAHTPLTHRERLARGLARTAAGPVDVTRGAVGLGATALREGVVKLYRWRGPWVIVGGVAAVLLAGGAAVAAVRRTNRPQEPSPRPPSVESAPRI encoded by the coding sequence ATGCGCCCCGCCGCCCACACTCCACTGACCCATCGCGAACGGCTGGCCCGCGGCCTGGCCCGTACTGCGGCGGGCCCGGTGGACGTGACCCGCGGCGCCGTCGGCCTGGGTGCCACCGCGCTGCGCGAGGGCGTGGTGAAGCTGTACCGGTGGCGTGGTCCGTGGGTGATCGTCGGTGGCGTCGCGGCGGTGCTGCTGGCCGGTGGCGCGGCGGTGGCGGCGGTCCGCCGGACGAACCGGCCGCAGGAGCCGTCTCCGCGGCCGCCGAGTGTGGAAAGCGCCCCCCGGATCTAG
- a CDS encoding aminodeoxychorismate/anthranilate synthase component II, producing MRILVVDNYDSFVFNLVQYLGQLGVEAAVWRNDDARLADPAAAVAAFDGVLLSPGPGTPERAGASIALVGACAAARIPLLGVCLGHQAIGVAFGATVGRAPELLHGKTSTVFHTDAGVLTGLPDPFTATRYHSLTILPETLPDTLEVTARTRGGVIMAVRHTDLPIHGVQFHPESILTEGGHRMLANWLGYCGYPCDDAVVRRLEDEIAATVQTARAETPSPTAS from the coding sequence GTGCGGATCCTCGTCGTCGACAATTACGACAGCTTTGTGTTCAACCTGGTCCAGTACCTGGGCCAGTTGGGTGTGGAGGCTGCCGTCTGGCGCAACGACGACGCACGTCTGGCGGACCCGGCCGCGGCCGTCGCCGCATTCGACGGGGTGCTGCTCAGTCCGGGGCCGGGCACCCCGGAACGGGCCGGCGCGTCGATCGCGCTGGTCGGGGCGTGCGCGGCGGCGCGGATCCCGTTGTTGGGCGTGTGCCTGGGCCACCAGGCGATCGGTGTCGCCTTCGGTGCGACGGTCGGCCGCGCGCCGGAACTCCTGCACGGCAAGACCAGCACGGTCTTTCACACCGACGCCGGCGTGCTGACGGGCCTGCCGGACCCGTTCACCGCCACCCGCTACCACTCGTTGACGATCCTGCCCGAGACGCTGCCCGACACCCTGGAGGTCACCGCGCGGACCCGCGGCGGGGTGATCATGGCGGTGCGGCACACCGACCTGCCCATCCACGGGGTGCAGTTCCACCCGGAGTCGATCCTGACCGAGGGCGGCCACCGGATGCTCGCCAACTGGCTCGGTTACTGCGGCTACCCGTGCGACGACGCGGTGGTGCGGCGGCTGGAGGACGAGATCGCCGCCACCGTGCAGACCGCCCGCGCCGAAACCCCGAGCCCTACCGCGAGCTGA
- the crgA gene encoding cell division protein CrgA: MPKSKVRKKNTFSPSAVSRTPVKVKGGPSSTWFVALFLGLMLFGLVWLMVYQLGATGYDSPAALNWMADLGPWNYAIAFAFMIAGLLLTMRWH; encoded by the coding sequence ATGCCCAAGTCCAAGGTCCGCAAGAAGAACACCTTCTCTCCCTCGGCGGTGAGCCGTACTCCGGTCAAGGTCAAAGGCGGGCCGTCGAGTACCTGGTTCGTCGCCCTGTTCCTCGGGCTGATGCTGTTCGGCCTGGTCTGGCTGATGGTCTATCAACTGGGTGCGACCGGCTACGACTCGCCGGCCGCGCTGAACTGGATGGCGGATCTGGGCCCGTGGAACTACGCGATCGCCTTCGCCTTCATGATCGCCGGGTTGCTGCTCACCATGCGGTGGCACTGA
- a CDS encoding DUF3566 domain-containing protein has translation MSAPNEPGHPGTGGKPEPAGNGPADAGHRSAGRAGRITESGEAPPWQRGGQSRPSAHSAGVDERLRRFVSGSAAPTGAAPQAQQPPQPPQAQQAKPPAQPAKQAAQPAKPSAPSAQQAKPAAKAAPAKPAQSEDAYASELPDLSEPPPRRNPARAPKVSAGPRGPLRASMQIRRIDPWSALKVSLLLSTALFFVWMIAVAILYVALGAMGVWSKLNSNVGDLLTNNSAAELVSAGSIFGGAALIGLVNVVVLTALITLGVIIYNLSTDVVGGVEVTLADRD, from the coding sequence GTGAGCGCACCGAACGAGCCGGGGCACCCGGGCACCGGAGGCAAGCCGGAACCCGCGGGCAACGGTCCGGCAGACGCCGGTCACCGGTCCGCGGGCCGGGCGGGCCGGATAACCGAGTCCGGCGAGGCCCCGCCCTGGCAGCGTGGCGGCCAATCCCGGCCCAGCGCGCACTCGGCCGGCGTCGACGAGCGACTGCGCCGGTTCGTCTCCGGCAGCGCCGCACCGACCGGTGCGGCACCGCAGGCGCAGCAGCCACCGCAGCCACCGCAGGCGCAGCAGGCCAAGCCTCCGGCGCAGCCCGCCAAGCAGGCCGCCCAGCCCGCCAAGCCGTCGGCCCCGTCGGCTCAGCAGGCGAAGCCGGCGGCCAAAGCGGCCCCGGCCAAACCCGCGCAGTCCGAAGACGCCTACGCCAGCGAACTACCGGACCTGTCCGAACCGCCGCCGCGCCGCAATCCGGCCCGTGCGCCGAAGGTGTCGGCAGGACCGCGTGGCCCGCTGCGGGCCAGCATGCAGATCCGGCGGATCGACCCGTGGAGCGCCCTGAAGGTGTCGCTGCTGCTGTCGACGGCGTTGTTCTTCGTCTGGATGATCGCCGTGGCCATCTTGTACGTCGCGCTGGGCGCGATGGGGGTGTGGAGCAAGCTGAACAGCAACGTCGGGGATCTGCTGACCAACAACAGCGCCGCCGAACTGGTCTCGGCCGGCTCGATTTTCGGTGGGGCGGCCCTGATCGGCTTGGTCAACGTGGTGGTTCTGACCGCGCTGATCACGCTCGGGGTGATCATCTACAACCTCAGCACCGACGTGGTCGGAGGGGTCGAGGTGACGCTCGCCGACCGGGATTGA
- a CDS encoding PH domain-containing protein, which translates to MTETGSGRSQWAPPREGIAACAVIGALLGVAAVTVATDLPGRVLAGVAGVGLLIFAAMSWRASPKLALTADGLMVRGWFGRHLVTAESITRLRVTEYQRIGRTHRLLEIETRDDLMLILSRWDLGTDPRDVFETLSAAGYTGR; encoded by the coding sequence ATGACTGAGACCGGGTCCGGGCGGTCGCAGTGGGCGCCGCCCCGGGAGGGAATCGCCGCGTGCGCCGTCATCGGCGCCCTGTTGGGCGTCGCGGCGGTGACGGTCGCCACCGATCTACCCGGGCGGGTGCTGGCCGGCGTGGCCGGCGTGGGATTGCTGATCTTCGCCGCCATGTCGTGGCGGGCGAGCCCGAAGCTGGCGCTGACCGCCGACGGGCTGATGGTGCGCGGCTGGTTCGGCCGTCATCTGGTTACCGCGGAGAGCATCACGCGGTTACGGGTGACCGAGTATCAGCGGATCGGGCGGACACACCGACTGCTGGAGATCGAGACGCGCGACGACCTGATGCTGATCTTGTCCCGATGGGATCTGGGGACCGACCCCCGCGATGTGTTCGAAACGCTGTCAGCGGCCGGCTATACCGGCCGCTGA
- the pknB gene encoding Stk1 family PASTA domain-containing Ser/Thr kinase, with protein MTTPQRLSDRYELGEILGFGGMSEVHRAVDTRLHREVAVKVLRADLARDPSFYLRFRREAQNAAALNHPAIVAVYDTGEAETPAGPLPYIVMELVEGETLRDIVHNDGPMPPIRAIEVIADACQALNFSHQHGIIHRDVKPANIMIDVRNAVKVMDFGIARAVADAGNSVTQTAAVIGTAQYLSPEQARGDTVDARSDVYSLGCVLYEILTGDPPFVGDSPVAVAYQHVREDPIPPSQRLPGLPADLDAVVLKALAKNPDNRYQTAAEMRADLVRVHNGETPEAPRVLTEADRASLLAHRGGDGASPHTDPLPRQDLDFVHDRPGSVGRWLTAAIVLAVLTVIVTVMINTFGGRPHPIQVPDVSGQASVDAIAELQNKGFKTRTEQRSDSRVPPDHVIGTDPPAGAPANKGDKITVDVSYGPEQRQLPDVATLSYADAVKKLTAAGFGKFKQVDSPSTPELKDKVVGTNPPANQTTAVTNEIIIVIGSGPATKPVPDVTGQTLELAQKNLTVYGFTKITEVTADSPRPAGEVIATSPPSGEDVPLDAVIELRVSRGNQFVMPDVTGLFWTDVEPQLRALGWTGILVKGADVDAGGAGHNRVLYQSPAAGQGVNTDGNITLRFGQ; from the coding sequence ATGACCACCCCGCAGCGGCTCTCCGACCGCTACGAACTCGGCGAGATCCTCGGCTTCGGCGGGATGTCGGAGGTACACCGCGCGGTCGACACCCGCCTGCACCGTGAGGTCGCCGTCAAGGTGCTGCGCGCCGACCTGGCCCGCGACCCCAGCTTCTATCTGCGTTTCCGGCGGGAGGCCCAGAACGCCGCGGCCCTGAACCATCCGGCGATCGTCGCCGTCTACGACACCGGCGAAGCCGAGACGCCGGCCGGGCCGCTGCCCTACATCGTGATGGAACTGGTCGAGGGCGAGACGCTGCGCGACATCGTCCACAACGACGGGCCGATGCCGCCGATCCGGGCCATCGAGGTGATCGCCGACGCCTGCCAGGCGCTGAATTTCAGTCACCAGCACGGCATCATCCACCGCGACGTCAAGCCCGCCAACATCATGATCGACGTGCGTAACGCGGTGAAGGTGATGGACTTCGGCATCGCGCGTGCCGTCGCGGACGCCGGAAACAGTGTCACGCAGACCGCGGCCGTGATCGGCACCGCCCAGTATCTGTCGCCCGAACAGGCCCGCGGCGACACCGTCGACGCCCGCTCGGACGTGTACTCGCTGGGCTGCGTCCTCTACGAAATCCTCACCGGCGACCCGCCTTTCGTCGGTGACTCACCGGTCGCGGTGGCCTATCAGCACGTCCGCGAAGACCCGATTCCGCCGTCCCAGCGGCTGCCGGGACTGCCCGCCGACCTGGACGCGGTGGTGCTGAAGGCCCTGGCGAAGAACCCGGACAACCGCTACCAGACGGCCGCCGAGATGCGGGCCGACCTGGTGCGGGTGCACAACGGCGAGACCCCCGAGGCGCCCCGGGTGCTGACCGAGGCCGACCGCGCCTCGCTGTTGGCGCACCGGGGTGGGGACGGCGCCTCCCCGCACACCGACCCGCTGCCCCGCCAGGATCTCGACTTCGTCCACGATCGGCCCGGTTCGGTGGGCCGCTGGCTGACCGCGGCGATCGTGCTGGCGGTGCTGACCGTGATCGTCACGGTGATGATCAACACCTTCGGCGGCCGGCCGCACCCGATCCAGGTGCCCGATGTCAGCGGTCAGGCCTCGGTGGACGCGATCGCCGAACTGCAGAACAAGGGCTTCAAAACCCGCACCGAACAACGGTCGGACTCCCGGGTGCCGCCCGACCACGTGATCGGCACCGACCCGCCCGCCGGGGCACCCGCCAACAAGGGCGACAAGATCACCGTCGACGTGTCCTACGGACCCGAGCAGCGTCAGCTGCCGGATGTGGCGACATTGAGCTACGCGGACGCGGTCAAGAAGCTGACCGCCGCCGGATTCGGGAAGTTCAAGCAGGTCGACTCGCCGTCGACGCCGGAGCTCAAGGACAAGGTGGTGGGCACCAACCCGCCGGCCAACCAGACCACGGCGGTCACCAACGAGATCATCATCGTGATCGGCTCCGGTCCGGCCACCAAGCCGGTACCCGACGTCACCGGCCAGACTCTGGAGCTGGCGCAGAAGAACCTGACCGTCTACGGCTTCACCAAGATCACCGAGGTGACCGCGGACAGCCCGCGGCCGGCCGGTGAGGTGATCGCCACCAGTCCGCCCAGTGGTGAGGATGTTCCGCTGGATGCGGTGATCGAACTACGGGTGTCGCGGGGCAATCAGTTCGTGATGCCCGATGTGACCGGGTTGTTCTGGACCGATGTCGAACCGCAGCTGCGGGCACTGGGCTGGACCGGGATCCTGGTGAAGGGCGCCGACGTCGACGCCGGCGGGGCGGGCCACAACCGGGTGCTCTACCAGAGCCCGGCGGCCGGCCAGGGGGTCAACACCGACGGCAACATCACGCTGCGCTTCGGCCAGTGA
- the gyrA gene encoding DNA gyrase subunit A: MTDTTLPPGDDSVDRIEPVDIQQEMQRSYIDYAMSVIVGRALPEVRDGLKPVHRRVLYAMYDSGFRPDRSHAKSARSVAETMGNYHPHGDASIYDTLVRMAQPWSLRYPLVDGQGNFGSPGNDPAAAMRYTEARLTPLAMEMLREIDEETVDFIPNYDGRVQEPTVLPSRFPNLLANGSGGIAVGMATNIPPHNLRELAEAVFWCLDNHEADEEATLEAVMERVKGPDFPTSGLIVGSQGINDAYRTGRGSIRMRGVVEIEEDSRGRALLVITELPYQVNHDNFITSIAEQVRDGKLAGIANIEDQSSDRVGLRIVVEVKRDAVAKVVLNNLYKHTQLQTSFGANMLSIVDGVPRTLRLDQMIRYYVAHQLDVIIRRTTYRLRKANERAHILRGLVKALDALDEVIALIRRSETVDIARQGLIELLDIDDIQAQAILDMQLRRLAALERQKIIDDLAKIEAEIADLEDILAKPERQRAIVKDELAELAEKYGDDRRTRIIAADGDVADEDLIAREDVVVTITETGYAKRTKTDLYRSQKRGGKGVQGAGLKQDDIVAHFFVCSTHDWILFFTTQGRVYRAKAYDLPEALRTARGQHVANLLAFQPEERIAQVIQIKSYEDAPYLVLATRNGLVKKSKLTDFDSNRSGGIVAINLRDGDELVGAVLCSADEDLLLVSANGQSIRFSATDEALRPMGRATSGVQGMRFNADDRLLSLNVVRDDTYLLVATAGGYAKRTAIEEYTAQGRGGKGILTIQYDARRGRLVGALIVDDDSELYAITSGGGVIRTAARQVRKAGRQTKGVRLMNLGDGDTLIAIARNADEEAADEESGS, translated from the coding sequence ATGACAGACACCACGCTGCCACCCGGAGACGACTCCGTCGACCGGATCGAACCGGTCGACATCCAGCAGGAGATGCAGCGCAGCTACATCGACTACGCGATGAGTGTGATCGTGGGCCGTGCGCTGCCCGAGGTCCGCGACGGCCTCAAGCCGGTGCACCGCCGGGTGCTCTACGCCATGTACGACTCCGGGTTCCGTCCGGACCGCAGTCACGCGAAATCCGCACGCTCGGTGGCCGAGACGATGGGTAACTATCACCCGCACGGTGACGCCTCGATCTACGACACCCTGGTTCGCATGGCGCAGCCCTGGTCGCTGCGCTACCCGCTGGTCGACGGGCAGGGCAACTTCGGTTCCCCCGGTAACGACCCCGCCGCCGCCATGCGTTACACCGAGGCCCGGCTGACGCCGCTGGCCATGGAGATGCTGCGTGAAATCGACGAGGAGACAGTCGATTTCATCCCGAACTACGACGGTCGGGTGCAGGAGCCGACGGTGCTGCCCAGCCGGTTCCCGAACCTGCTGGCCAACGGCTCCGGCGGTATCGCGGTCGGTATGGCCACCAACATCCCCCCGCACAACCTGCGCGAACTCGCCGAAGCGGTGTTCTGGTGCCTGGACAACCACGAAGCCGATGAAGAGGCCACCCTGGAGGCGGTGATGGAGCGGGTCAAGGGACCCGACTTCCCCACCTCCGGCCTGATCGTCGGTTCGCAGGGCATCAACGACGCCTACCGGACCGGCCGCGGCTCCATCCGGATGCGCGGCGTCGTGGAGATCGAGGAGGACTCGCGCGGTCGGGCCCTGCTGGTCATCACCGAGCTGCCGTACCAGGTCAACCACGACAACTTCATCACGTCCATCGCCGAGCAGGTGCGCGACGGGAAGTTGGCCGGTATCGCCAACATCGAAGACCAGAGCAGTGACCGGGTGGGCCTGCGGATCGTCGTCGAGGTCAAGCGCGACGCCGTGGCCAAGGTGGTGCTGAACAACCTCTACAAGCACACCCAGCTGCAGACCAGCTTCGGCGCGAACATGCTCTCGATCGTCGACGGGGTGCCTCGCACGCTGCGACTGGATCAGATGATCCGCTACTACGTCGCCCACCAGCTCGACGTGATCATCCGGCGCACCACCTACCGGCTGCGCAAGGCCAACGAACGCGCCCACATCCTGCGCGGTCTGGTCAAGGCCCTCGACGCCCTCGACGAGGTCATCGCGTTGATCCGTCGGTCGGAGACCGTCGACATCGCACGCCAGGGCCTGATCGAGCTGCTGGACATCGATGACATTCAGGCGCAGGCGATCCTGGACATGCAGCTGCGCCGGCTGGCCGCCCTGGAACGCCAGAAGATCATCGACGACCTCGCCAAGATCGAAGCCGAGATCGCGGATCTGGAAGACATTCTGGCCAAGCCGGAACGGCAGCGGGCGATCGTCAAGGACGAACTCGCCGAGCTCGCCGAGAAGTACGGCGACGACCGCCGGACCCGGATCATCGCCGCCGACGGTGACGTCGCCGACGAGGACCTGATCGCCCGCGAGGACGTCGTCGTCACCATCACCGAGACCGGTTACGCCAAACGAACCAAGACCGACCTGTACCGCAGCCAGAAGCGCGGCGGCAAGGGCGTGCAGGGCGCCGGACTCAAACAGGACGACATCGTCGCGCACTTCTTCGTGTGCTCGACCCACGACTGGATCCTGTTCTTCACCACCCAGGGTCGGGTCTACCGGGCGAAGGCCTACGACCTGCCCGAGGCGTTGCGCACCGCGCGCGGCCAGCACGTCGCGAATCTTCTTGCGTTCCAACCCGAAGAGCGCATCGCCCAGGTCATCCAGATCAAGAGCTACGAGGACGCGCCCTACCTGGTGCTGGCCACCCGCAACGGGCTGGTGAAGAAATCCAAGCTCACCGATTTCGACTCCAACCGGTCCGGCGGCATCGTCGCGATCAACCTGCGCGACGGCGACGAGCTGGTGGGTGCGGTGCTGTGTTCGGCCGACGAGGACCTGCTGTTGGTGTCGGCCAACGGCCAGTCCATCCGGTTCTCGGCGACCGACGAGGCGTTGCGGCCGATGGGCCGCGCCACCTCCGGTGTGCAGGGCATGCGGTTCAACGCCGACGATCGCCTGTTGTCGCTGAACGTGGTCCGCGACGACACCTATCTGCTGGTCGCCACCGCCGGCGGATACGCCAAGCGCACCGCGATCGAGGAGTACACCGCGCAGGGCCGTGGCGGCAAGGGCATCCTGACCATCCAGTACGACGCCCGCCGCGGGCGGCTGGTCGGGGCGCTGATCGTCGACGACGACAGTGAGCTCTACGCGATCACCTCCGGCGGCGGTGTGATCCGGACCGCGGCACGCCAGGTCCGCAAGGCCGGCCGGCAGACCAAGGGTGTTCGGTTGATGAACCTGGGCGATGGCGACACACTGATAGCGATCGCACGAAACGCCGACGAAGAAGCCGCCGACGAAGAATCGGGTAGCTGA